Proteins encoded in a region of the Fibrobacter sp. UWB15 genome:
- a CDS encoding OmpA family protein: MTLKKLVLITAGAMLLSGTAMAKNINVPGDYQKIADALGNADAGDTILVKRGTYNENITLIMGVVLKGEDPHTTIIDGGRRGPTVMGTSGAEMSHFTVKNGLEGILCENAAPYIHHCYVLDNHATGIGAFISLPHLRNNVVYGNRWSGILAWGAKSLDAFIEHNVVLRNGYSGLALKGPTNVTARNNIFMENHYYGVFADPAAGQTKVEYNNIYKNYYPFNQFIKVNRTNVSLDPKFINHSLSQPNFYCQSTSPMLKRGKGKADIGLTAAELVKEEEVVEETRNPDTDGDGLCDPWVSEEGVSDKYASVCTGLDNCPEEAEDFDGYQDDDGCPDADNDRDGLCDPWVEAKGMLATFAHICKGVDLCPEQAETLNSYKDEDGCPDEVPQPPKKVFVLEGVNFESGKATITQDSYISLMKVVDIMETFTEATFEIVGHTDNVGRKETNMQLSADRAASVKNFLVEKGINESRIVTSGKGDTEPVATNKTPEGRAQNRRIEFIRTDIK, from the coding sequence ATGACCCTAAAGAAACTGGTCTTAATCACGGCCGGGGCGATGCTTCTTTCTGGAACCGCCATGGCAAAGAATATCAATGTTCCTGGCGACTATCAGAAGATTGCAGATGCTCTCGGTAATGCGGACGCCGGGGATACCATCCTTGTCAAACGCGGAACTTATAACGAAAACATCACCCTGATCATGGGTGTTGTACTTAAGGGCGAGGATCCCCACACGACCATCATCGATGGTGGCCGTAGAGGTCCGACCGTCATGGGTACTTCGGGCGCCGAAATGTCGCACTTCACTGTGAAGAACGGCCTTGAAGGTATCCTTTGCGAAAACGCTGCCCCTTACATTCACCACTGCTATGTGCTCGACAACCATGCCACGGGTATCGGTGCGTTCATCTCGCTCCCGCATCTCCGTAACAATGTGGTGTACGGCAACCGCTGGTCCGGCATCCTCGCTTGGGGTGCTAAGTCCCTCGATGCCTTTATCGAACACAACGTCGTGCTCCGCAACGGTTACTCTGGCCTTGCCTTGAAGGGCCCGACCAACGTGACCGCTCGCAACAACATCTTCATGGAAAACCACTACTACGGTGTGTTCGCCGACCCCGCTGCCGGCCAGACCAAGGTGGAATACAACAACATCTACAAGAACTACTATCCGTTCAACCAGTTCATCAAGGTGAACCGCACGAACGTTTCTTTGGATCCGAAGTTCATCAACCACTCTCTTTCTCAGCCGAACTTCTACTGCCAGTCCACCTCGCCGATGCTCAAGCGCGGTAAGGGTAAGGCAGACATCGGTCTGACCGCCGCCGAACTGGTGAAGGAAGAAGAAGTGGTTGAAGAAACTCGCAACCCGGATACCGATGGCGATGGCCTCTGCGATCCGTGGGTTTCCGAAGAAGGTGTTTCCGACAAGTATGCAAGCGTTTGCACCGGCCTCGACAACTGCCCCGAAGAAGCTGAAGACTTCGACGGCTACCAGGATGACGATGGCTGCCCGGATGCCGACAACGACCGCGATGGTCTCTGCGACCCGTGGGTCGAAGCTAAGGGTATGCTTGCAACCTTCGCTCACATTTGTAAGGGCGTTGACCTCTGCCCGGAACAGGCAGAAACCCTGAACAGCTATAAGGATGAAGACGGTTGCCCGGACGAAGTTCCGCAGCCGCCGAAGAAAGTCTTTGTGTTGGAAGGTGTGAACTTCGAATCCGGTAAGGCTACGATTACTCAGGATTCCTACATCTCCCTCATGAAGGTGGTGGACATTATGGAAACCTTCACCGAAGCAACCTTCGAAATTGTTGGTCACACTGACAACGTCGGTAGAAAGGAAACGAACATGCAACTTTCTGCAGACCGCGCCGCTTCCGTGAAGAACTTCCTCGTGGAAAAGGGCATCAACGAAAGCCGTATCGTTACGAGCGGTAAGGGTGACACCGAACCGGTTGCCACGAACAAGACCCCTGAAGGCCGTGCCCAGAACCGTCGTATTGAGTTTATCCGTACGGATATCAAGTAA
- a CDS encoding tetratricopeptide repeat protein: MRTSVIKTAVLGLTVASTSLFAEATYSPHKYQQNDWFAEFGGNTAMYVNPAGISETDQLEFSAAFFSSISGEASQEYVSLTFPMDYKHTLGFSFFENGASIDGGKSYGEYAFLLGYAYRLMHCIALGIDVSVLYINQFDDVKQVTVGSDVGLSWNPLNSSKFGYLLVGVALQNIAQPGVSMEDDGGFVAPGFFGGDRDDAYNIPSNLNFSLFWRGFNRVIEAKAELSLIDVFHSDTEGGEGLNPEMSFTLTYYLSPHLGVRLRFTKEGYPVAGATVNVKDVSIFRYLALDLEMSHDDLYAKKNRGFIWAVKLTSRFGDTREEKIGEERYRRLKIEPENDYRAAMRLYLNRQFLEAAYAFGKVQTKYPAFHLVDQAAFYKAKSFENLRMHKAAKAVYEDAIKRYPQSDQRAKYHFQLMNIDYKEGKYIDAMAKYQNIAQKFGESDVKADADYVAGQIKFEQGLYQESVDLLAAILPGNANYFYARYTMGIAYSRLGKFDEAENCFRDITEQPVSNQSERDLQDAAKVKLGHIYFSGEKADIPAAAQMYGQVQPGSPVYDEAMLGIAWSFLKVNKPDEAIKPAQWIIKNMPESFLVSEAYLVQGYCYFIKKDYNNAVKSLEQAEKRTEQPVVTVAARDSARQAFDAMQDEFDSVQVKALDLARQLPTPRVQSKREALQPTFDKANAAIEDYAAFTQKAIQSDRFESNRKRILDDAGFTLATVKTKMGQGAASSEAAQELESLDDELDDLE, encoded by the coding sequence ATGCGTACTAGTGTTATTAAAACAGCAGTCCTTGGACTCACGGTAGCCAGCACTTCCTTGTTTGCAGAAGCCACTTATTCTCCGCACAAGTATCAGCAGAATGACTGGTTTGCAGAATTTGGTGGCAATACTGCCATGTATGTGAACCCCGCAGGAATTTCCGAAACTGACCAGTTGGAATTCAGCGCTGCGTTCTTCAGCTCTATTAGCGGTGAAGCTAGCCAGGAATACGTTAGCTTGACCTTCCCGATGGATTACAAGCACACTCTCGGTTTCTCGTTCTTCGAAAACGGTGCTTCCATTGACGGTGGCAAGTCTTATGGCGAATACGCCTTCTTGCTTGGCTACGCCTACCGCCTCATGCACTGCATTGCCTTGGGTATCGATGTGTCCGTGCTCTACATCAACCAGTTCGATGATGTGAAGCAGGTGACGGTCGGTTCCGATGTGGGCTTGAGCTGGAACCCGCTCAACTCTTCCAAGTTCGGTTACCTCTTGGTGGGCGTTGCCCTCCAGAACATCGCCCAGCCGGGCGTCAGCATGGAAGATGACGGTGGCTTCGTTGCTCCGGGCTTCTTCGGCGGTGACCGCGACGATGCTTACAACATTCCGTCTAACCTGAACTTCTCCCTCTTCTGGCGTGGTTTCAACCGCGTAATCGAAGCTAAGGCAGAACTTTCTCTCATCGACGTGTTCCATTCCGACACCGAAGGTGGCGAAGGTCTGAATCCGGAAATGAGCTTCACCTTGACCTACTACCTCTCTCCGCACCTTGGTGTCCGCCTCCGCTTCACGAAGGAAGGTTACCCGGTTGCCGGCGCTACGGTTAACGTCAAGGACGTGAGCATCTTCCGTTACCTCGCTCTCGACCTCGAAATGTCTCACGATGACCTTTACGCCAAGAAGAACCGTGGCTTTATCTGGGCTGTCAAGCTCACTAGCCGCTTCGGTGACACTCGTGAAGAAAAGATCGGTGAAGAACGTTACCGTCGTTTGAAGATCGAACCTGAAAACGACTACCGCGCCGCTATGCGTCTTTACTTGAACCGTCAGTTCTTGGAAGCTGCATATGCCTTCGGTAAGGTTCAGACTAAGTACCCGGCATTCCACCTTGTGGACCAGGCCGCCTTCTATAAGGCAAAGTCTTTCGAAAACCTCCGCATGCACAAGGCTGCTAAGGCCGTGTACGAAGACGCTATCAAGCGCTATCCGCAGAGTGACCAGCGCGCCAAGTACCACTTCCAGTTGATGAACATCGACTATAAGGAAGGCAAGTACATCGACGCTATGGCCAAGTACCAGAATATTGCTCAGAAGTTCGGTGAAAGCGACGTGAAGGCTGACGCTGACTACGTTGCCGGCCAGATCAAGTTCGAACAGGGTCTCTACCAGGAATCTGTCGACCTGCTCGCCGCCATCCTTCCGGGTAACGCCAACTACTTCTACGCCCGCTATACCATGGGTATTGCTTACAGCCGTCTCGGCAAGTTCGACGAAGCTGAAAACTGCTTCCGTGACATTACCGAACAGCCGGTGTCCAACCAGTCCGAACGCGACTTGCAGGACGCTGCTAAGGTGAAGCTCGGCCACATCTACTTCTCTGGCGAAAAGGCCGACATTCCGGCTGCAGCCCAGATGTATGGCCAGGTCCAGCCCGGTTCTCCGGTGTACGACGAAGCTATGCTCGGTATCGCTTGGTCCTTCCTCAAGGTGAACAAGCCTGATGAAGCTATCAAGCCGGCACAGTGGATCATTAAGAATATGCCTGAATCCTTCCTCGTGTCTGAAGCATACCTCGTTCAGGGTTACTGCTACTTCATCAAGAAGGACTACAACAACGCTGTCAAGTCTCTGGAACAGGCTGAAAAGCGTACCGAACAGCCGGTTGTGACCGTCGCTGCTCGTGACAGTGCCCGTCAGGCCTTCGACGCCATGCAGGACGAATTTGACTCCGTGCAGGTGAAGGCTCTTGACCTCGCTCGCCAGCTCCCGACTCCGCGTGTGCAGAGCAAGCGTGAAGCCTTGCAGCCGACCTTTGATAAGGCCAACGCCGCTATCGAAGATTACGCCGCATTCACTCAGAAGGCTATCCAGAGTGACCGTTTCGAGTCTAACCGTAAGCGTATTTTGGATGACGCTGGCTTTACTTTGGCAACCGTCAAGACCAAGATGGGCCAGGGTGCTGCAAGCTCTGAAGCCGCTCAGGAACTTGAAAGCCTGGATGACGAATTAGACGATCTGGAATAA